From the Burkholderia ubonensis genome, one window contains:
- a CDS encoding L-threonylcarbamoyladenylate synthase — translation MSQFFRIHPDNPQPRLIKQAVEIVNKGGVIAMPTDSSYALACHLDDKDAVERVRRIRGLDDRQHLSLLVRDLSELANFAMVDNRQYRLIKSVTPGPYVFILQATKEVPRRLSHPSRKTIGLRVPEHAITLALLESLGQPLLGTTLILPPEEEPLNDPEDIRARLEKQVDLVIDGGACPREPSTVIDLTADEPQLVRAGRGPLEPFGLTAA, via the coding sequence ATGTCCCAGTTCTTCAGGATTCATCCGGATAATCCGCAGCCGCGCCTGATCAAGCAGGCAGTGGAGATCGTCAACAAGGGTGGCGTGATCGCGATGCCGACCGACTCCAGCTATGCGCTCGCGTGCCACCTCGACGACAAGGATGCGGTCGAGCGCGTGCGCCGCATCCGCGGCCTCGACGACAGGCAGCATCTGTCGCTGCTGGTGCGCGACCTGTCGGAGCTCGCGAACTTCGCGATGGTGGACAACCGGCAATACCGGCTGATCAAGTCGGTGACGCCCGGCCCGTACGTGTTCATCCTGCAGGCGACGAAGGAGGTGCCGCGGCGGCTGTCGCACCCGTCGCGCAAGACGATCGGGCTGCGGGTGCCGGAGCATGCGATCACGCTTGCGCTGCTCGAATCGCTCGGCCAGCCGCTGCTCGGCACGACGCTGATCCTGCCGCCCGAGGAGGAGCCGCTCAACGATCCGGAGGACATCCGCGCGCGGCTCGAGAAGCAGGTCGATCTCGTGATCGACGGCGGCGCGTGCCCGCGCGAGCCGTCGACGGTGATCGACCTGACGGCCGACGAGCCGCAGCTCGTGCGCGCGGGCCGCGGGCCGCTCGAGCCGTTCGGGCTGACGGCGGCGTGA
- a CDS encoding 3',5'-nucleoside bisphosphate phosphatase, with the protein MNADLHCHSNVSDGLLSPVDVARRAHAGGVTLWALTDHDEVGGQAAARSEAEALGMRYLSGVEISVTWASRTVHVVGLNIDPANPALVDGLYRTRHGRAARAQAIGAQLETLGIPGAYDGALNYVSNPDLISRTHFARFLVENGYAESTSDVFDRLLGDGKPGFVPHRWAKLSDAVQWIRGAGGEAVVAHPGRYRYTPVEFDAFFGEFIDLGGRAIEVVTGSHTPDQYREYADVARRFGFEVSCGSDFHAPGEGRVELGSLPPLPSDLKPVWERWL; encoded by the coding sequence ATGAACGCCGATCTCCACTGCCATTCGAATGTCTCCGACGGATTGCTGTCGCCTGTCGACGTCGCGCGCCGCGCCCATGCCGGCGGCGTGACCCTCTGGGCGCTCACCGATCACGACGAGGTGGGCGGCCAGGCGGCGGCGCGCAGCGAAGCGGAGGCGCTCGGCATGCGCTACCTGAGCGGCGTCGAGATTTCCGTGACCTGGGCGTCGCGCACAGTGCACGTCGTCGGCCTGAACATCGATCCGGCAAACCCGGCGCTCGTCGACGGCCTGTACCGTACGCGCCACGGCCGTGCGGCTCGCGCGCAGGCGATCGGCGCGCAGCTCGAGACGCTCGGCATTCCGGGCGCATACGACGGCGCGCTGAACTACGTGTCGAACCCCGACCTGATCTCGCGCACGCATTTCGCGCGCTTCCTCGTCGAGAACGGGTACGCGGAATCGACGTCGGACGTCTTCGACCGCTTGCTCGGCGACGGCAAGCCCGGCTTCGTGCCGCATCGCTGGGCGAAGCTGTCCGATGCCGTGCAGTGGATCCGCGGCGCGGGCGGCGAGGCGGTCGTCGCGCATCCGGGCCGCTATCGCTACACACCGGTCGAGTTCGACGCGTTCTTCGGCGAATTCATCGACCTCGGCGGCCGCGCAATCGAGGTCGTGACCGGCAGCCATACGCCGGACCAGTATCGCGAATATGCGGACGTCGCACGCCGCTTCGGCTTCGAAGTATCGTGCGGCTCGGATTTCCACGCGCCCGGAGAAGGCCGCGTCGAGCTGGGCAGCCTGCCGCCGCTGCCGTCCGACCTGAAGCCGGTCTGGGAACGCTGGCTCTGA
- a CDS encoding gamma carbonic anhydrase family protein, with translation MTIYKLGDTAPTIHESVFVADTAAIIGKVVLEENASVWFGATLRGDNEPITVGAGSNVQEGAVLHTDPGYPLTIAANVTIGHQAMLHGCTVGEGSLIGIQAVVLNGAAIGRNCLVGAGAVVTEGKTFPDNSLILGAPAKVVRELSAEDVARLSANAKTYVDRRAHFKEQLVRIG, from the coding sequence GTGACGATCTACAAGCTGGGCGACACGGCCCCGACCATCCACGAAAGCGTGTTCGTCGCCGATACGGCGGCCATCATCGGCAAGGTCGTCCTCGAGGAGAACGCGAGCGTGTGGTTCGGCGCGACGCTGCGCGGCGACAACGAGCCGATCACGGTCGGCGCGGGCAGCAACGTGCAGGAAGGCGCGGTGCTGCACACCGACCCCGGCTATCCGCTGACGATCGCCGCGAACGTGACGATCGGGCACCAGGCGATGCTGCACGGCTGCACGGTCGGCGAGGGCTCGCTGATCGGAATTCAGGCGGTGGTCTTGAATGGTGCGGCGATCGGCCGCAACTGTCTGGTCGGCGCCGGCGCGGTCGTGACGGAGGGCAAGACGTTTCCGGACAACTCGCTGATTCTCGGCGCCCCCGCGAAAGTGGTGCGCGAGCTGTCGGCCGAAGACGTCGCGCGGCTGAGCGCGAATGCGAAGACGTACGTCGACCGGCGTGCGCACTTCAAGGAGCAACTCGTGCGGATCGGCTGA
- the ftsB gene encoding cell division protein FtsB: MRLVTVVLIALLALIQYPLWWGHGGWLRVHELRQQLDSQLQKNADEKLRNERTAGEVQDLQGGTAAIEERARYEMGMVKDGEVFVQFVSPNAQAAQAAPAANTLSSTSTRGEVSAAPVRVVPNPQSTAKPSRHHGGEKGKQPHH, encoded by the coding sequence ATGCGGCTTGTCACTGTCGTCCTGATTGCCTTGCTGGCGCTTATTCAGTACCCCCTATGGTGGGGGCATGGCGGCTGGCTGCGTGTGCACGAACTGCGTCAGCAGCTCGACAGCCAGTTGCAGAAGAACGCCGATGAAAAGCTGCGCAATGAGCGGACCGCGGGCGAAGTGCAGGATCTGCAGGGCGGCACGGCGGCCATCGAGGAGCGCGCGCGCTACGAGATGGGCATGGTGAAGGACGGCGAGGTGTTCGTGCAGTTCGTGTCGCCGAACGCGCAGGCCGCGCAGGCGGCGCCTGCCGCCAACACGCTGTCGAGCACGTCGACGCGCGGCGAAGTCTCCGCGGCGCCGGTGCGCGTCGTGCCGAATCCGCAGTCGACGGCCAAGCCGTCGCGGCATCATGGCGGCGAGAAGGGGAAGCAGCCGCATCATTGA
- a CDS encoding site-2 protease family protein, protein MDANLIQTIAVYALPVIFAITLHEAAHGYAARLLGDNTAYMMGRVSFNPMRHIDPIGTIAIPLVMYFLTGGAFLFGYAKPVPVAFRNLRDPRWGSLWVSLAGPGCNFVQALLWGVLTIVLPAAGVDEPFFTRMAYAGVSVNLVLGVLNLFPLPPLDGGRILAALLPPKQSIALSRIEPYGFIIVLVLVTTGVLTNFWLRPLVNIGAGILSAILSPFASLF, encoded by the coding sequence ATGGACGCTAACCTGATACAGACCATCGCCGTCTACGCGCTGCCCGTGATCTTCGCGATCACGCTGCACGAGGCCGCGCACGGCTATGCCGCACGCCTTCTGGGCGACAACACCGCCTACATGATGGGGCGCGTGTCGTTCAATCCGATGCGCCACATCGACCCGATCGGCACGATCGCGATTCCGCTCGTGATGTATTTCCTGACCGGCGGCGCGTTCCTGTTCGGCTATGCGAAGCCGGTGCCGGTGGCGTTCCGCAACCTGCGCGATCCGCGCTGGGGCAGCCTGTGGGTGTCGCTCGCGGGGCCCGGCTGCAACTTCGTGCAGGCGCTGCTGTGGGGCGTGCTGACCATCGTGCTCCCCGCCGCCGGCGTCGACGAGCCGTTCTTCACGCGCATGGCCTACGCCGGCGTCAGCGTGAACCTCGTGCTCGGCGTGCTGAACCTGTTTCCGCTGCCGCCGCTCGACGGCGGCCGCATCCTGGCCGCGCTGCTGCCGCCGAAGCAGTCGATCGCGCTGTCGCGCATCGAGCCGTACGGCTTCATCATCGTCCTCGTGCTGGTCACGACGGGCGTGCTGACGAATTTCTGGCTGCGTCCGCTCGTGAATATCGGTGCCGGCATCCTGAGCGCCATCCTGTCTCCTTTCGCCTCGCTTTTCTAA
- a CDS encoding ferritin-like domain-containing protein, translated as MHMVRSSSVDSGASTCVRRAALDALRTPEPAAKAARVRTLYDALLAGRATIDPSLAVPEPAGLPGRPARPALVEPRQLERRSMRSPEGRAVLLHALAHIEFNAINLALDAVWRFGGQPDAFYADWLKVAAEEAYHFSLLAGRLAEFGHAYGDFPAHNGLWEMCERTAGDVLARMALVPRTLEARGLDASPPIRARLAQAGDHASAAILDVILRDEIGHVAIGNRWFRHFCDEAGRDPLPTYRQLAEQYQAPRLRGPFNFDARRSAGFEPAELDALAAQDETAARDGA; from the coding sequence ATGCACATGGTGCGTTCTTCATCCGTCGATTCCGGCGCGTCGACCTGCGTGCGCCGCGCCGCGCTCGATGCCCTGCGCACGCCCGAGCCGGCCGCGAAGGCTGCCCGGGTGCGCACGCTGTACGACGCGCTGCTGGCCGGGCGGGCGACGATCGATCCGTCGCTCGCCGTGCCGGAGCCGGCCGGGCTGCCGGGGCGTCCGGCGCGTCCCGCGCTGGTCGAGCCGCGCCAGCTGGAGCGGCGCAGCATGCGCTCGCCGGAGGGCCGGGCGGTGCTGCTGCACGCGCTCGCGCATATCGAATTCAACGCCATCAATCTGGCGCTCGATGCGGTGTGGCGCTTTGGCGGCCAGCCCGACGCGTTCTACGCGGACTGGCTGAAGGTCGCCGCCGAAGAGGCGTATCACTTTTCGTTGCTGGCCGGCCGGCTCGCAGAATTCGGTCATGCGTACGGCGATTTTCCCGCGCACAACGGGCTGTGGGAAATGTGCGAGCGCACGGCGGGCGACGTGCTTGCCCGCATGGCGCTCGTGCCGCGCACGCTCGAGGCGCGTGGCCTCGACGCGTCGCCGCCGATTCGTGCGCGGCTCGCGCAGGCGGGCGACCATGCGTCGGCCGCGATCCTCGACGTGATCCTGCGCGACGAAATCGGCCACGTCGCGATCGGCAACCGCTGGTTCCGCCATTTTTGCGACGAGGCCGGCCGCGACCCGCTGCCGACCTACCGGCAACTGGCCGAACAGTACCAGGCGCCGCGCTTGCGCGGCCCGTTCAATTTCGATGCGCGCCGCAGCGCCGGTTTCGAGCCCGCCGAGCTGGACGCGCTCGCGGCGCAGGACGAGACCGCGGCGCGGGATGGGGCCTGA
- the eno gene encoding phosphopyruvate hydratase, translating into MSAIVDIIGREILDSRGNPTVECDVLLESGTMGRAAVPSGASTGSREAIELRDGEAGRYNGKGVLKAVEHINTEISEAIMGLDASEQAFLDKTLLELDGTDNKSRLGANAMLAVSMAVAKAAAEEAGLPLYRYFGGSGAMQLPVPMMNIVNGGAHANNSLDIQEFMIVPVSQPTFREALRCGAEVFHALKKILSDRGMSTAVGDEGGFAPNFGSNDECLSTILQAIEKAGYRAGEDVLLALDCAASEFYHDGKYQLAGEGLQLSSAEFTDYLATLADKFPIVSIEDGMHESDWDGWKLLTDRLGKKVQLVGDDLFVTNTRILKEGIEKGIANSILIKINQIGTLTETFAAIEMAKRAGYTAVISHRSGETEDSTIADIAVGLNAGQIKTGSLSRSDRISKYNQLLRIEEDLGDIASYPGKSAFYNLR; encoded by the coding sequence ATGAGTGCAATCGTAGATATCATCGGCCGCGAGATTCTGGATTCGCGCGGCAACCCCACCGTCGAATGCGACGTGCTGCTCGAATCGGGCACGATGGGCCGCGCGGCGGTGCCGTCGGGCGCGTCCACCGGCTCGCGTGAAGCGATCGAGCTGCGCGACGGCGAAGCCGGCCGCTACAACGGCAAGGGCGTGCTGAAGGCGGTCGAGCACATCAACACCGAGATCTCCGAAGCCATCATGGGCCTCGACGCGTCGGAACAGGCGTTCCTCGACAAGACGCTGCTCGAGCTCGACGGCACCGACAACAAGTCGCGCCTCGGCGCGAACGCGATGCTGGCCGTGTCGATGGCTGTCGCGAAGGCCGCCGCGGAAGAGGCCGGCCTGCCGCTGTACCGCTACTTCGGCGGCTCGGGCGCGATGCAGCTGCCGGTGCCGATGATGAACATCGTCAACGGCGGCGCGCACGCGAACAACAGCCTCGACATCCAGGAATTCATGATCGTCCCGGTCAGCCAGCCGACGTTCCGTGAAGCCCTGCGTTGCGGCGCGGAAGTGTTCCACGCGCTGAAGAAGATCCTCAGCGACCGCGGCATGAGCACGGCGGTGGGCGACGAAGGCGGCTTCGCGCCGAACTTCGGCAGCAACGACGAGTGCCTGTCGACGATCCTGCAGGCGATCGAGAAGGCCGGCTACCGTGCGGGCGAAGACGTGCTGCTCGCGCTCGACTGCGCGGCATCCGAGTTCTACCACGACGGCAAGTACCAGCTCGCGGGCGAAGGCCTGCAGCTGTCGTCGGCCGAGTTCACCGACTACCTCGCGACGCTCGCCGACAAGTTCCCGATCGTGTCGATCGAGGACGGCATGCACGAAAGCGACTGGGACGGCTGGAAGCTGCTGACCGACCGTCTCGGCAAGAAGGTGCAACTGGTCGGCGACGACCTGTTCGTCACCAACACGCGCATCCTGAAGGAAGGCATCGAGAAGGGCATTGCGAACTCGATCCTCATCAAGATCAACCAGATCGGCACGCTGACCGAAACGTTCGCGGCGATCGAGATGGCGAAGCGCGCAGGCTATACGGCCGTGATCTCGCACCGCTCGGGCGAAACGGAAGATTCGACGATCGCGGACATCGCGGTCGGCCTGAACGCCGGCCAGATCAAGACGGGTTCGCTTTCGCGCAGCGACCGCATCTCGAAGTACAACCAGCTGCTGCGCATCGAGGAAGATCTCGGCGATATCGCGAGCTACCCGGGCAAGTCGGCGTTCTATAACCTGCGCTAA
- a CDS encoding tryptophan--tRNA ligase — MFPDRIFSGMRPTGSLHLGHYHGVLKNWVKLQSEYPCFFCVVDWHALTTHYETPEVIEKNVWDVLIDWLASGIDPAQATLFIQSKVPEHAELALLLGMSTPLGWLERVPTYKEQIEKLRDKDLSTYGFLGYPVLMAADILLYRGSLVPVGEDQVPHVEMTREIARRFNYLYGREPGFEEKALEAAKKLGGKRAKLYHELRNAYQQEGDDEALEQARAMLQESQSLSMSDRERLFGYLEGARKIILVEPQALLTEASRMPGLDGQKMSKSYGNTIGLREDAETITKKVRTMPTDPARVRRTDPGDPDKCPVWQLHQVYTDEATHEWVQKGCRSAGIGCLDCKQPVVEGILREQQPMLERAQKYMDDPSLLRAIVADGCDKARKYATETMRDVRDAMGLSYT; from the coding sequence ATGTTCCCAGATCGTATTTTCTCCGGCATGCGGCCCACCGGGTCGCTGCACCTCGGTCACTATCACGGCGTGCTGAAAAACTGGGTGAAGCTGCAGTCCGAGTACCCGTGCTTCTTCTGCGTCGTCGACTGGCATGCGCTGACGACGCACTACGAGACGCCCGAGGTGATCGAGAAGAACGTGTGGGACGTGCTGATCGACTGGCTCGCATCCGGCATCGACCCGGCGCAGGCGACGCTGTTCATCCAGAGCAAGGTGCCCGAGCATGCGGAGCTCGCGCTGCTGCTCGGCATGAGCACGCCGCTCGGCTGGCTCGAGCGCGTGCCGACCTACAAGGAGCAGATCGAGAAGCTGAGGGACAAGGACCTGTCGACCTACGGCTTCCTCGGCTATCCGGTGCTGATGGCGGCGGACATCCTGCTGTACCGCGGCTCGCTCGTGCCGGTCGGCGAGGACCAGGTGCCGCACGTCGAGATGACGCGCGAGATCGCGCGCCGCTTCAACTACCTGTACGGCCGCGAGCCGGGCTTCGAGGAGAAGGCGCTCGAGGCCGCGAAGAAGCTGGGCGGCAAGCGCGCGAAGCTGTATCACGAGCTGCGCAACGCGTATCAGCAGGAGGGCGACGACGAGGCGCTCGAGCAGGCGCGCGCGATGCTGCAGGAGTCGCAGAGCCTGTCGATGAGCGACCGCGAGCGCCTGTTCGGCTATCTCGAAGGCGCGCGCAAGATCATCCTCGTCGAGCCGCAGGCGCTGCTGACCGAGGCGTCCCGCATGCCGGGCCTCGACGGCCAGAAGATGTCGAAGTCGTACGGCAACACGATCGGCCTGCGCGAGGACGCGGAGACGATCACGAAGAAGGTCCGCACGATGCCGACCGATCCGGCGCGCGTGCGCCGCACCGATCCGGGCGATCCGGACAAGTGCCCGGTGTGGCAGCTGCACCAGGTCTATACGGACGAGGCGACCCACGAGTGGGTGCAGAAGGGCTGCCGTTCGGCGGGCATCGGCTGCCTCGACTGCAAGCAGCCGGTGGTCGAAGGCATCCTGCGCGAACAGCAGCCGATGCTCGAGCGCGCGCAGAAGTACATGGACGACCCGTCGCTGCTGCGCGCGATCGTCGCCGACGGCTGCGACAAGGCGCGCAAGTACGCGACGGAGACGATGCGCGACGTGCGCGACGCGATGGGCCTGTCGTACACGTGA
- a CDS encoding alpha/beta fold hydrolase gives MTATSSVSDFVTVRGVRLHVRRWGRPDAPTLFMLHGWMDVAASFQFVVDALAGDWQVIAPDARGFGLSDWPVARQGGGHYWFHEYLGDLDALLDHYAPAGQVNLVGHSMGANVVCLYAGARPERVRRVVDLEGFGLAPARAEQAPGRLRGWLDGLREPSALTSYASLDEVAARLIKTNPRLEPRRAAFLAAHWSKRGDDGRFHLLADPAHKMVGPLLYRLDEVMATWAQVRAKVLHVEAVDSPTLAYLAGGIPLPEFKARFRAFPDWREKLVDDAGHMVHHDQPEQIAALIEAFCA, from the coding sequence ATGACTGCCACGAGTTCTGTTTCCGATTTCGTCACGGTTCGCGGCGTCCGGCTGCATGTCCGGCGCTGGGGCCGGCCGGATGCGCCGACGCTGTTCATGCTGCATGGCTGGATGGACGTCGCGGCGTCGTTCCAGTTCGTCGTCGACGCGCTGGCGGGCGACTGGCAGGTGATCGCGCCGGACGCGCGTGGTTTCGGGCTGTCCGACTGGCCGGTGGCGCGGCAGGGCGGCGGTCACTACTGGTTCCATGAATACCTCGGCGATCTCGATGCGCTGCTGGACCACTATGCGCCCGCCGGCCAGGTCAACCTGGTCGGACACAGCATGGGCGCGAACGTCGTGTGCCTGTATGCCGGCGCGCGGCCGGAGCGCGTGCGGCGCGTCGTCGACCTCGAGGGGTTCGGCCTGGCCCCGGCGCGAGCCGAGCAGGCACCGGGCCGGCTGCGCGGCTGGCTCGACGGCCTGCGCGAGCCGTCGGCGCTGACGTCCTACGCGTCGCTCGACGAGGTGGCCGCCCGCCTGATCAAGACCAATCCCCGGCTCGAGCCGCGCCGCGCGGCGTTTCTGGCCGCGCACTGGTCGAAGCGGGGCGACGACGGGCGCTTCCATCTGCTGGCCGATCCCGCGCACAAGATGGTCGGGCCGCTGCTGTACCGGCTCGACGAGGTGATGGCGACCTGGGCGCAGGTGCGCGCGAAGGTGCTGCACGTCGAGGCGGTCGATTCGCCGACGCTCGCCTATCTGGCCGGCGGCATCCCGCTGCCGGAGTTCAAGGCGCGCTTCAGGGCGTTCCCGGACTGGCGCGAAAAGCTCGTCGACGACGCCGGCCACATGGTTCACCACGACCAGCCGGAGCAGATCGCGGCGCTGATCGAGGCGTTCTGCGCGTGA
- the kdsA gene encoding 3-deoxy-8-phosphooctulonate synthase yields the protein MKLCDFEVGLDKPFFLIAGTCVVESEQMTIDTAGRLKEICEKLNIPFIYKSSYDKANRSSGKSFRGLGMDEGLRILSEVKRQLGLPVLTDVHSIEEIEQVASVVDVLQTPAFLCRQTDFIHACARSGKPVNIKKGQFLAPHDMKNVIDKAREAAREAGLSEDRFMACERGVSFGYNNLVSDMRSLAIMRETGAPVVFDATHSVQLPGGQGTSSGGQREFVPVLARAAVATGVAGLFMETHPKPAEAKSDGPNAVPLNRMGALLETLVTLDQAVKRTPFLENDFN from the coding sequence ATGAAGCTGTGCGATTTCGAGGTCGGTCTCGACAAGCCGTTCTTCCTGATTGCGGGCACCTGTGTCGTCGAATCCGAACAGATGACGATCGATACGGCCGGCCGTCTGAAGGAAATCTGCGAGAAGCTGAACATCCCGTTCATCTACAAGTCGTCCTATGACAAGGCGAACCGCAGCTCGGGCAAGTCGTTCCGCGGCCTCGGAATGGACGAGGGGCTGCGCATCCTGTCCGAGGTGAAGCGCCAGCTCGGCCTGCCGGTGCTGACCGACGTGCATTCGATCGAGGAGATCGAGCAGGTCGCGTCGGTCGTCGACGTGCTGCAGACGCCCGCGTTCCTGTGCCGCCAGACCGACTTCATCCACGCGTGCGCGCGCTCGGGCAAGCCCGTCAACATCAAGAAGGGCCAGTTCCTCGCGCCGCACGACATGAAGAACGTGATCGACAAGGCGCGCGAAGCGGCCCGCGAAGCGGGGCTGTCGGAAGACCGCTTCATGGCGTGCGAGCGCGGCGTCTCGTTCGGCTACAACAACCTCGTGTCGGACATGCGTTCGCTCGCGATCATGCGCGAGACGGGCGCACCCGTCGTGTTCGACGCGACCCACTCGGTGCAGCTGCCGGGCGGGCAGGGCACGAGCTCGGGCGGCCAGCGCGAATTCGTGCCGGTGCTCGCGCGCGCGGCGGTCGCCACGGGCGTCGCGGGCCTGTTCATGGAAACGCACCCGAAGCCGGCCGAAGCGAAGTCGGACGGCCCGAACGCGGTGCCGCTCAACCGGATGGGCGCGCTGCTGGAGACGCTCGTCACGCTGGACCAGGCGGTGAAGCGCACCCCGTTCCTGGAAAACGATTTCAACTAA
- a CDS encoding CTP synthase has translation MTKYVFVTGGVVSSLGKGIAAASLAAILESRGLKVTLLKLDPYINVDPGTMSPFQHGEVFVTEDGAETDLDLGHYERFISTKMRKANNFTTGQIYESVIRKERRGDYLGKTVQVIPHITNEIQAFIERGAASATCGEPDVAIVEIGGTVGDIESLPFLEAARQMSLRLGRNSACFVHLTLVPYVATAGELKTKPTQHSVQKLREIGILPHVLLCRADRRIPDDESKKISMFSNVPEDAVISVWDADSIYKIPQMLHDQGLDKIICDELKLSPHDADLAMWSELVEKLEHPKHEVTIGMVGKYVDLTESYKSLIEALRHASIHTSTKVNIEYIDSEEIEANGVDSLKHLDAVLVPGGFGRRGTEGKIAAIRYAREAKVPYLGICLGMQLAVIEFARDVVGLKQANSTEFDQETPERVVALITEWYDREGKVEKRTEESDLGGTMRLGSQRCPIKPGTLAEEIYGKDVNERHRHRYEVNNRFVPQLESGGLIISARTPSEDLPEMMELPRSMHPWFVGVQFHPEFTSTPRDGHPLFKSFVEAALAGQQARAGVKA, from the coding sequence ATGACCAAATATGTTTTCGTCACCGGCGGCGTAGTTTCTTCCCTCGGCAAGGGTATTGCCGCCGCCTCTCTCGCCGCGATCCTCGAATCGCGCGGTCTGAAAGTCACCCTCCTCAAACTCGATCCCTACATCAACGTCGACCCCGGCACGATGAGCCCGTTCCAGCACGGCGAAGTGTTCGTGACGGAAGACGGCGCGGAGACGGATCTCGACCTCGGCCACTATGAGCGCTTCATCAGCACGAAGATGCGCAAGGCCAACAACTTCACGACCGGCCAGATCTACGAATCGGTGATCCGCAAGGAACGCCGCGGCGACTATCTCGGCAAGACCGTGCAGGTGATTCCGCACATCACGAACGAGATCCAGGCGTTCATCGAGCGCGGGGCCGCGTCGGCCACCTGCGGCGAGCCGGACGTCGCGATCGTCGAGATCGGCGGCACGGTCGGCGACATCGAATCGCTGCCGTTCCTCGAGGCGGCGCGCCAGATGAGCCTGCGCCTCGGCCGCAACAGCGCGTGCTTCGTGCACCTGACGCTCGTGCCATACGTCGCGACGGCCGGCGAGCTGAAGACGAAGCCGACCCAGCACAGCGTGCAGAAGCTGCGCGAGATCGGCATCCTGCCGCACGTGCTGCTGTGCCGCGCGGATCGCCGCATCCCCGACGACGAATCGAAGAAGATCTCGATGTTCTCGAACGTGCCGGAAGACGCCGTGATCTCGGTGTGGGACGCCGACAGCATCTACAAGATTCCGCAGATGCTGCACGATCAGGGCCTCGACAAGATCATCTGCGACGAGCTGAAGCTGTCGCCGCACGACGCCGACCTCGCGATGTGGTCCGAGCTCGTCGAGAAGCTGGAGCACCCGAAGCACGAAGTGACGATCGGCATGGTCGGCAAGTACGTCGACCTGACCGAGTCGTACAAGTCGCTGATCGAAGCGCTGCGTCATGCGTCGATCCACACGTCGACGAAGGTCAACATCGAGTACATCGACTCGGAAGAGATCGAGGCGAACGGCGTCGACAGCCTGAAGCACCTGGATGCGGTGCTGGTGCCGGGCGGCTTCGGCCGTCGCGGCACGGAAGGCAAGATCGCGGCGATCCGCTATGCGCGCGAGGCGAAGGTGCCGTACCTCGGCATCTGCCTCGGCATGCAGCTCGCGGTGATCGAGTTCGCGCGCGACGTCGTCGGCCTGAAGCAGGCGAACAGCACCGAATTCGATCAGGAGACGCCGGAACGCGTCGTCGCGCTGATCACCGAGTGGTACGACCGCGAAGGCAAGGTCGAGAAGCGCACCGAGGAGTCCGATCTCGGCGGCACGATGCGTCTCGGCTCGCAGCGCTGCCCGATCAAGCCCGGCACGCTCGCGGAAGAGATTTACGGCAAGGACGTGAACGAACGTCACCGCCACCGTTATGAAGTCAATAACCGCTTCGTGCCCCAGCTCGAAAGCGGCGGCCTTATCATCAGCGCGCGCACCCCGAGCGAGGACCTGCCGGAAATGATGGAGCTGCCGCGCTCGATGCACCCGTGGTTCGTCGGCGTGCAGTTCCACCCGGAATTCACGTCCACGCCGCGTGACGGTCATCCTCTGTTCAAGTCGTTCGTCGAAGCCGCGCTGGCCGGCCAGCAGGCGCGCGCCGGAGTGAAAGCATGA